In Candidatus Electrothrix scaldis, the genomic window CAAGGAGCGCAGGACATTGACCTCTTGGCCTTGAAAGAGATTAATTCCCCGGCGAGAGAGCTTGAGGGTATAAATGGAGTCTTTTTTCAGGCGGGTGGTGGTGAGCACGCTGATAATACAGGCGATCATCAGCGGCAGGATGATGCGATAATCATTGGTCAGCTCAAAGATGATGAGAATCGAGGTAATGGGGGCGTGCATAGCACCGGAAGCAACTGCACCCATACCAACCAGGGCATAGGCCCCAGGAGAGGCTGTCAGGCTTGGGGCCAGGCTATGGACAATGCTGCCGACAAAACCTCCAAGGTTTGCACCGAGAAAAAGCGAAGGGGCAAAGACGCCTCCAGAACCACCGGAGCCGATAGTGATGGAGGTTGCGATGATTTTTAGGCCAACCAGAAAGAGCATGAAGAAGCCGAGCATTTCGCCGTTTAAGGCGAGGCTGATGGTATCGTAGCCAACCCCGAATATATGGGGAAAGAAAATACCAATAGCCCCGATGATAAGGCCGCCGAGTATCGGCTTGAGCAGGGGCGGAATGCGCAGGGTCTCGAACAAATCTTCAGTCTTGTATAAGATTGAGATAAACCCTAGGGCGACAAAAGCGGACAGGATGCCCAGGATGAAATAAGGAATCATTTCAAAGACACTGACCAACTCATAGCTCGGAAGAATAAAGGCTGAGAAGTCACCAATAAAATGGCGGGAGACAACAGTCGCGGTCACCGAGGAAACCACGATAGGGCTGAACTGGGAGATCCCGAAATCGCTGAGAATGACCTCCATAGCGAACAGGGCCCCGGCAATAGGCGCGTTAAAGGTCGCCGCGATCCCTGCTGCGGTACCGCAGGCCACAAAAGTTCGCAAGCGCGAGCCTGTGACCTTGAGAGCCTGTCCCAGGGAAGAGCCGATGGCTGAACCGATCTGGACAATAGGACCTTCCCGCCCTACCGAGCCCCCGGAGCCGATGGAAACTGCAGAGGCGAACACCTTGGCAATCATGACACGAGGACGAATAGCGCCGCCTCGCAGGACAATGGACTCCATGACCTCGGGAACACCGTGTCCTCTTGCCTCACGGGCAAAGTAAAAAACAATGGGGCCAACGATCAGACCGCCTGCTGCCGGTGCGAGGAGTTTGACATACCAAGGCAGTTGTAAGGCGTAGTCCAGTGAGTATTCCCAGCTTCCAAAAAAGACGGCTTCAAAGAAGCGAATGGCGAAGCGAAAAAAGATCGCGCCGAATCCGCCCAGCAGCCCGATGATAACGGCGACAATAACCATGAAGGTATGTTCCGTCATGCGCAGGTGTTGCAGCTGTTCAGCGAGCAGTCCTTTGCAGCGTAGCAGGATGGATTGTGTGAGTCTGATCATGTCAGGGCCGTATGCTTTTTTTTCAGTGTGTTAAGTTTGGGCACTGGTTCCGTTCAATTCTAGTGTAGGAAAAAATTTGGGGCTTATGCACTGAAAACAGAACAGAATCTACAATTATTGCGTCAATTCATAACTGTTTGATTTATGGTGTTTATTCGGATCGACATGTTATTTTATGTTTTTATGCCTCGGATTCTACATTGGGCACGTTCAGCTTAACTGTCACCTTAAAGCTGTTTCCTCCTCTATCCTCAAAAAAATCGATATGTTTGTAGGCTTTAAGTGCTCTCCTTATACCACTACCTAAGCCTCGATATGGAAGTAATTTCGTAGCAAAGGAGGCTAAAATCGGATTTCTAATATTAGAATTCCCGCTTTTAATATGTTCGATTGTTAAATTATTTGGCAGGTGGCCAGGACTGATAATTTCTATACGGTCACTAAAAATAAAGACACGTATCGGAGCAGAAATAAAATAATCCCGATGGATAAGAGCGTTGGCAATTAACTCTTCAAAAACAATTTTAGGAACTTCTAACTCTCCAAGAGAGTTGACTCCTTGATTATTTTGTTTTCTTTTAACATTTCTTAAAATAAAACCCAGGACATCATCAAAAACATTTTTTAATATTCCTGAAACATCCTGGCTGTCTATATAATCCTCGGTTCCAACGTCAGTTCCTGGGTAAGTAACACACTTTACAATGAATGCCGGAAGTTTGAATGCTGTGTTTTTTCCAAAAAGCAAAGCCCCGGCAATATTCAATACTCCGTCTCTGCTTAAATTCAGGTTGTCAATTATTTGTTTTAAGGGAAGATGCTCATCCAGCAATTCTTCATATTGTTTTTCATAAAAAGCGGTAAAAGATTTATGGTCCAGATCACTTACTGTCATTGTTGGAACGGGTATTTCATCACCATGCAATAACCCGGCACTTTGATACATCCGTTGAATCTCTTCCCGTGCGGTGGCCTTTCTCTTATCATCTCCGCTTTTTACCCAAATAACACCGTTTTTATCCATGTAAGGCTTTGATATTCCTTTGGGGATATGTACAACTTTGACTAAGCCACCGTCCAGTGAAAAATTTTCAGTAATTGGGTTTATAGGCGGTTTAACTTGTTGCGACGCGGCATTGGATATAAGATTACTTAATCTTCCCATATCTTCACGGGTTAAACCTGAGACAGTGCCGTCATCTGCTACCCCGATAATCAGTATTCCCCCCAACGTGTTACTGAAAGCAATCATTTCTTGAGCCAAAGATGTTTCATTGGTTATATCCGCTTTCAGCTGATGCCTGCTGTCCTCATCTCTGGCTATTATTTCCAGGAGTTCCGAGGTTTCCATATCTGGTAAATTTCCTTTCTTTTGTTAAAAGCGTCTTCGCCGCCTTCCATAATATCAACGATTTCCTGTTGAATACCCGGGCAATCTATGCTGCCGCTGTTGATCCGTATGGTTTCATCACCGTACCGGCAGGCATGAATTTGTTCAGCATCTCCAAGTACCGGGAAGTTTGCATTATGGGTGGCAAAAATAAATTGCGTTTTCGGTTTAAGTGTTTTGACAAGTTTGATCACATCTTCATAAATGGTTTGGTTGTCCAGATCATCTTCCGGCTGGTCAATAATCACCAGGTCATTTTCCTCTTGGCTTAAGACAAAAAGAATAAGAGCTGATGCTCGTTGCCCCAGAGAGTGATGTTGTAACTCTTTTTGCCTATATTGAATAATGAACTTGTTTGGCGTTTGCCAAGTGAGCAGTTCCTTTAAGTTATTAAAAAAATATTCCTCAAAGGTCGAAGCTAAACCACCTATGTCACTTTTTACTGTATCAAGGTCATTAAAAATTGAAGCGCAGTCGGTATAGTTATGAACAATATTCCTGAAGCTGTTCTCCCTGATTCTACTCCCTCTGAAAATGGTTTGAAGAAACTGTAGAAACGCGCCCGTATCTCCTTTGTATTTACTGCTGATTTGGAGAGCTGTGTGGTTTTCATTAATCTTTTTTAACTCTTCCTCAATCAGCTTAAATTCCTGGTGCCATAAATCATTAAGTTTTGATGAAGACTTAACCAGTTCTTCTTTGATGGTTGACCTCTTTCGGCTCTCTTTGTGTAGGGAATTCAGCAGCTGTTCTGTTGTTTCAATGGTTTTTTGAAGTTGTGGAAATTCTTCCAGGTTGAGTTGCTTATCCTGTTCTCTGAGATCTGCTTCCAGCTTTCTTCTGATCTCGGCAAACTGCTCGGACTGTTCTTTTTTAATCGCAAGAAACTCAAGCTTTTTTTTCTGTAACGTACCAAGGTATTCTCTGATTTTTTCAAGCTCGGTCTTGATGGTTGCAAATGAATCCAGTCCAGCTTGGTAAATTTTAAAAAAATCAGCAAAGAAGGCTTCATTTTGTTTGGATTTATAGAGCAGGTGATTCTTTAATTCGTCTTCATATTGATTCACCACTTCTGTTACAGCATTTTCGTATTCGTTTATATCTGTTAGAATTGCTTTAATCTTTCGTTCATCGGCATTGAAGTATGTCTGTCTTTGCAGTTTGTCCTCAATACCATTATCTTGGAATATTTTCAGTCTATACTCAGCATCCTGCTGCTTATCTCTATTTTCTTTTATTTTCTCATCAATACTGGCAAGATTAACCAGCTTATCGGACTGTTGGCTAACAATGAACTTTTGTTCTTCGATCTGTCTTCTAATATCCTGCAGTTTTTCTCCCACCAGTTTTTCTACCAGATCATTTTCAAACCCTTCGCCCGTACTGGAGAGATCTTTTTGACCAAAATATATCGGTTTATGAATAACTGTTTCTCTGAGAGCAATTCCAGGCTTCAGCTCATCACCAACAAATACCTCGGGCTGTTCATTTAATATCCTGCTTACCCGGTATTCCTGTCCATACCTGTCAACCGCCGCAAGAGTGGCTTTGCCTCCGCTGCCCAATGTATGAGCAATAAGAGAGTCTTTGTATTGTTGATCAATTGTTTTTTCGCCAAAAGGAATATTCAATACATAACGGATTGATTCCAGTATGGATGATTTACCACTGCCTCGAATACCAATCAGTGTGTTGAGCTCAGGTGAAAAATCAACTTGCTGACCATCCAGGATGCCGCCATCAAAAACAATGCTTTTGATATGTGAGTGTAGATATTTTTCAGGCTGTTTTGCTCGAACACGATTTTTCCAATCAGCTAAGGCGTACTTTACCGCCTCAAAGGTGAAATCTCCGACCTTTAACCAGGTTTCTCTTTCAACTTCCTTACCTGTCTCGTCCTTTTGTTTTCCACATCGCCCAATTGCATTTATTGACTTGCAATCTGAACCTTCCACTTCTGCTGGATACCATTTTGCTTCCTTGAGCAATCTTTGAACATTGACCCGCTCATCATGGGTTCTGACTTTTTGAAAGCCTAATGTTCGTTGTCTGACAATAGCGTAGCGTTTTTCCTTAAAATCACCAATTTTACCACCTTCCATTGCCTGCCAAAGTCCACTCCCCTGTTCAACATGGGCAAAGATCAGAAAATAATCCCGGTGTATCTTTTCCAGCTCTTCAACAACTTGCAAAATATTTTTATCGCTTCGACCATTCTCATGCTGATATTCATTTTCAGCCTTGCCGGGAAACATGGTCGTGATAAACGGGCTGATATAATCATTACCGTTTTCCAGCCATTGATCTGAAAAAACAATGAGTGTATGGATACCGTTTGCTCCGTCATTGATGGATAATTCCACCCCTGGAAGCAAGAGTATATCCTTTTTTTTCGCCTTTTTTCTTAAGGCGTTGAATTCATCTTTGACAAATTTATTGTGATTAGTAATTACGCCGACATTAATATTCTGCTCTTTAAGTCTGGCAATGTATGTTTTAATAAAATCATTTTCTTCACCGGTGTAGGTAAATTCTTTGTCTGCCTTGGTGTGCAGGTGAAAGTCAGTTTTCAGCCAAGTCGAACCGTTAATGAATATTTTATTTTTTTTACTTTTCTGGGGCATCAACTGACTCTATCATGTTTTGTTCAAAGGCTTTTTTGATGATTGACTGTATGAGTTTATTTTGCTTAGGTTTCCGCAACGCATCTCACTCTTTCGGCAAAACCACCGTAAAGGTCGTGCCAACTCCTTCCTCACTCTGCACCGTTATCTCACCCTTATGCTGCTCCACGATATTCTTGGTGATAGCAAGCCCAAGGCCGGTTCCCCGGTTTTTATCGGTAAAGAAGGGGATGAAGATCTGTTCCAGTTTCTCTGGAGGCATACCGGAACCGGTATCGGTGATCTCCAGGGAGACATTTTCCTCGCTGGTAGAGGTGCGAACCGTGAGCTTACCGCCCTCGGGCATGGCATGGATGGCATTGAAGACGATATTCAGCAGGACCTGATAGAGCTGGTCGCCATCAAGTGGGCACTCGGGTAATTCAGGATCCAGTTCCTCAATAAACTCGATCTGTTTATCGCTGAACTCCACGTTCATGAATAGAGCCAAGCGCTGCACCAAGGTGTTTAAGGAGCCAAGGGCCTTGGTCGGGGTTTTGGGGCGGGCAAAATCCAGGAATTCTCGGACAATACCGTCCAGGCGAGTGGTTTCATCGACAATAATCTTGGAGAGATGCTCGTTTCCTGGTGCCAGCTTAGCCAGACGCTTGCCGAGGATTTCCGCTGTGGAGCGAACAATGCCCAGGGGGTTTTTGATCTCATGGGAGACCGAGGCGATCATTTTTCCCAGCACCGCCAGCCGTTGGGCTTCATGGAGCTGTTTTTCCAGCTCCTGCCGTTCTGC contains:
- a CDS encoding chloride channel protein, with amino-acid sequence MIRLTQSILLRCKGLLAEQLQHLRMTEHTFMVIVAVIIGLLGGFGAIFFRFAIRFFEAVFFGSWEYSLDYALQLPWYVKLLAPAAGGLIVGPIVFYFAREARGHGVPEVMESIVLRGGAIRPRVMIAKVFASAVSIGSGGSVGREGPIVQIGSAIGSSLGQALKVTGSRLRTFVACGTAAGIAATFNAPIAGALFAMEVILSDFGISQFSPIVVSSVTATVVSRHFIGDFSAFILPSYELVSVFEMIPYFILGILSAFVALGFISILYKTEDLFETLRIPPLLKPILGGLIIGAIGIFFPHIFGVGYDTISLALNGEMLGFFMLFLVGLKIIATSITIGSGGSGGVFAPSLFLGANLGGFVGSIVHSLAPSLTASPGAYALVGMGAVASGAMHAPITSILIIFELTNDYRIILPLMIACIISVLTTTRLKKDSIYTLKLSRRGINLFQGQEVNVLRSLQVSKVMKTNFVQIAPDTSLRELMDLTVSSPHSNFFVVNGQGQLIGIISIHDVRRLIYEYDALAGLVLAYDLMKPIQQYFTQTDTLDIVIKALGQINIDEFPVVKNEKDLQLLGTVAKEDVIGAYNQEMLKRDMITSVSRSLSSTGKFKQIELTDGQILCELEVPGAFIGKTLQELNLRSRFGTEVIMIKQNFNTEVKEKQHIMVPRPDYHFAFGDSILVMASQENVKKLRESR
- a CDS encoding putative DNA binding domain-containing protein codes for the protein METSELLEIIARDEDSRHQLKADITNETSLAQEMIAFSNTLGGILIIGVADDGTVSGLTREDMGRLSNLISNAASQQVKPPINPITENFSLDGGLVKVVHIPKGISKPYMDKNGVIWVKSGDDKRKATAREEIQRMYQSAGLLHGDEIPVPTMTVSDLDHKSFTAFYEKQYEELLDEHLPLKQIIDNLNLSRDGVLNIAGALLFGKNTAFKLPAFIVKCVTYPGTDVGTEDYIDSQDVSGILKNVFDDVLGFILRNVKRKQNNQGVNSLGELEVPKIVFEELIANALIHRDYFISAPIRVFIFSDRIEIISPGHLPNNLTIEHIKSGNSNIRNPILASFATKLLPYRGLGSGIRRALKAYKHIDFFEDRGGNSFKVTVKLNVPNVESEA
- a CDS encoding AAA family ATPase; amino-acid sequence: MEGGKIGDFKEKRYAIVRQRTLGFQKVRTHDERVNVQRLLKEAKWYPAEVEGSDCKSINAIGRCGKQKDETGKEVERETWLKVGDFTFEAVKYALADWKNRVRAKQPEKYLHSHIKSIVFDGGILDGQQVDFSPELNTLIGIRGSGKSSILESIRYVLNIPFGEKTIDQQYKDSLIAHTLGSGGKATLAAVDRYGQEYRVSRILNEQPEVFVGDELKPGIALRETVIHKPIYFGQKDLSSTGEGFENDLVEKLVGEKLQDIRRQIEEQKFIVSQQSDKLVNLASIDEKIKENRDKQQDAEYRLKIFQDNGIEDKLQRQTYFNADERKIKAILTDINEYENAVTEVVNQYEDELKNHLLYKSKQNEAFFADFFKIYQAGLDSFATIKTELEKIREYLGTLQKKKLEFLAIKKEQSEQFAEIRRKLEADLREQDKQLNLEEFPQLQKTIETTEQLLNSLHKESRKRSTIKEELVKSSSKLNDLWHQEFKLIEEELKKINENHTALQISSKYKGDTGAFLQFLQTIFRGSRIRENSFRNIVHNYTDCASIFNDLDTVKSDIGGLASTFEEYFFNNLKELLTWQTPNKFIIQYRQKELQHHSLGQRASALILFVLSQEENDLVIIDQPEDDLDNQTIYEDVIKLVKTLKPKTQFIFATHNANFPVLGDAEQIHACRYGDETIRINSGSIDCPGIQQEIVDIMEGGEDAFNKRKEIYQIWKPRNSWK